GAGCTAAATTGCGTTCAGGATTCTCTGAACAGATTACCCCGAAGGAATATAAAGAACGCGTGTTGAACAATACGATTACCGATGTATTGCAGGAATATGAAATCCATCCGGGTGATGTGTTCTTCCTTCCTGCCGGACGTGTGCACAGCATCGGGGCGGGTGCTTTCATTGCCGAGATTCAGCAAACCTCTGACATAACTTACCGTATCTACGACTTCAACCGTAAAGATGCGAATGGCAAAACCCGCGAACTTCACACCGATTTAGCCCGTGAAGCCATCGACTATGAGGTTTTGGATGACTACCGCACTAAATACGAACCGTTGAAGGATGAACCGGTAGAACTGGTTGCCTGCACTTACTTCACTACTTCTCTGTATGACATGACTGAAGAAATCAGTTGCGACTATTCTGAACTTGATTCATTCGTGATCTTCATCTGTATGGAAGGCTCCTGTAAGATGAAAGATAATGAAGGTAATGAAGTGACTGTCAGCGCAGGTGAATCTATCCTGTTGCCTGCTACCACGCAGGATGTCATTATCACTCCTGAAGAAGGAGGTGTGAAAATGCTGGAAACATACGTATAAAACGAGATAAACATAAAATTATGGAGGGGCATTCTTTTTGGGAGGATGCCCCTATTTTTCTTTTTTTTGCCGCTTGCCCAATAGCACAATAAATAAAATAATTAATGATGCAAATGAGGAACAAAAATGGATTTAGCCGGTGTGGGGAGAACTACATCGTTCGTTTACGAAAGGAGGGTCGTTATTCAACAGCACATGTCTATCAGAATGCCCTTTATTCTTTCAGCAAGTTTTGCGGCACGTCCCATGTGTCGTTCGGACAGGTCAGCCGTGGAAGTTTGCGGCGTTATGGTCAGTACCTTTACGGGTGTGGCTTGAGACTGAACACGATTTCCACGTATATGCGTATGCTTCGTAGCATTTACAATCGGGGAGTGGAAGCTGGCATTGCGCCTTATGTGCCGCGACTGTTCCACGATGTTTATACGGGAGTGGATGTCCGCCAGAAGAAAGCCCTGCCCGCTGTCGAATTGCACAAGCTTCTGTATGAAGATCCCAAGTCGGATCGATTGCGTCGAACACAGGCGATTGCCTGCCTGATGTTCCAGTTCTGTGGAATGTCGTTTGCAGATCTGGCCCATCTGGAGAAATCTGCCTTGGATCAGAATGTATTGCGGTATAACCGAATCAAGACCAAGACTCCGATGAGTGTGGAAGTGCTTGATACGGCAAAGGAGATGATCAACCGGCTCCGTAGCCGTCAGGATTCTCGTCCTGATTTTCCGGATTATCTGTTTGACATCCTTAGTAGTGACAAGAAACGGACGGATGAACGGGCTTATCGGGAATACCAGTCCGCCCTGCGTCAGTTCAATAATTGTTTGAAAGACTTGGCCAGAGCCTTACATCTGAAGTCTCCCGTCACTTCTTACACCCTCCGCCATTCCTGGGCCACGACCGCCAAGTATCGGGGAGTATCGATCGAAATGATTAGTGAATCATTGGGACACAAATCTATCAGAACCACACAAATCTATTTGAAAGGCTTCGGTCTTAAAGAACGCACAGAGGTAAATAAGGGGAATTTATCTTACATCAGGAACTATCGTTCAGGTAAATGATTAACGGTAAAGTATTAGAAATCAATATCGAATTATGTCTGTTACTTCTTAGGTAACGGATAATTATTCGATGCAAAGATATGTAAAAATACAAATAACAAACAAGTAAAATCTTCATTTTTTTACAGATTTGTTGAAATATGCAACAAAAAACTATCCGGACATGATGCCGTTGTCTGATCATGTCTTAAATTCTTATACCCTGTTTTCAAAGCTGCTTTTCCCTTCGCTTAGGTTAGAAAAACATCCTTGTAGGTAGCTCCTGTCCATGTTTTTCTGCTTTCATCTGTTTTCCCTGTGAATGAGTACCTTATCCGTTACCTAAGAAGTAACGGACTAGTATGGGGTAAAAAAGTATGATTCTAACGAAAGAAACTTTAAGTGCTGGGCCTAAAAATGGGACAGGGGAAGGCGTAGCACACCCTAAACGCTGGTATGTCGCCTTGGTTCGCATGCATCATGAGAAGAAAGTGGCCGAGCGTTTAGGCAAGATGGGGATTGAGAATTTTGTACCGGTCCAGCAGGAAGTACATCAATGGAGCGACCGCCGCAAGGTGGTCGAATGTGTGTTGCTTCCCATGATGGTTTTTGTGCATGCGGATGGGAAAGAACGCAAAGAGGTCCTTTCCCTGTCTACAGTCAGCCGGTATATGGTCATGCGCGGTGAGAGCAGTCCTGCAGTAATTCCCGATGATCAGATGGCCCGTTTCCGTTTTATGCTCGACTATTCGGAAGAGGCGATCAGTATGAACAGTGCTCCCTTGGCACGTGGTGAGAAGGTCCGTGTCATCAAAGGTCCTTTGACGGGGCTTGTGGGCGAGCTTGTCACGGTTGGCGGCAAGAGTAAGATCGCTGTCCGTCTGGATATGCTGGGGTGTGCTTGTGCGGATATGCCGGTTGGGTATGTGGAGTTGCTAGACGATGGTCGTATGCCGAATTTCCGGTGTGGTTAAAGCCAAATGTTTTAGTTAAAATTTATCTCACAGGCTTTCGGACTTTCCATAGATGAGATTGAAAGAATCTGATATGAGCAAGCATTTGATTACCTTCATCGTCCAAACAGATTCACCTGAAATTTGGGTGGTGAGCTATGCTCATGTAAGCACTCAAAGGCGTTCTTTTATGTCAATGAGTTGGATTTTAAATATCCGGCAGCATTGATTGAATGTTCCCCTTGATTAAACCCTGCAAGAATGTAGGCCTCAATGCCCGTGACTATATTGCAACTACAATCAGGCTGCTGATGGACGGAAATGAGAATTATGAAGAGTTTGTTCCTATGTCGATGGCTATATAAACATTATAAATCGCTAATTTTTAAAATACTCAAAGTTCATCTTCTTGATTTTTAAGAGGGTGGACACTGTTGAGTGCTTACTATGAGCATAGAAACACAATCAAACAACAAACGCATTGCGAGAAATACGCTGTTGCTGTATATACGTACCATCCTTGTTATGGTCATTTCGTTATATACGAGCCGTGTAATCCTTTCTGTCTTGGGTGTGGACAATTATGGTATATACAATGTGGTAGGTGGTGTTGTTGCCATGTTCTCTGTTGTATCCGGTGCTTTGTCTGGTTCCATCAGCCGTTTTATCACATTTGAACTGGGACATGGCAATGTAAACAGACTGAGAACCATCTTTTCTACAAGTATTAATATACAAATAGGCATATCATTACTCATTTTTTTGTTAGGAGAAACTATCGGTTTTTGGTTCCTTAACAACAAGATTGACATTCCGGCAGAACGGTTGCATGCAGCCAATTGGGTGTTGCAATGTTCACTGGCAACATTTATTATTAATTTGATCAGTGTCCCATATAATGCTGTCATCATAGCTCATGAGAAAATGTCCGTTTTTGCTTATGTCAGCATTTTGGAAGCAGCATTAAAATTATTCATAGTCTATTTTCTCTATATTTCTGCATGGGACAAATTAATAGTATACTCATTGCTTCTTGTTTTGGTTGCCATAGTCATACGAATTGTGTATGGGGTATATTGTAACCGATACTTTGCGGAAACTCGTTATCAGAGGGTTCATGACCGTACCCTGCTTCGTGAGATGGCTTTATTTGCCGGTTGGGGATTTTTCACTAATGCAGTTTATATGTTTAACACACAAGGAATTAATATTCTCATTAACCTGTCTTTTGGTGTAACTGTAAATGCGGCAAGGGGAATAGCAACGCAGGTTGAAGCAGCGATGATAAAATTTGTCAATGACTTTACAACGGCTCTCAATCCTCAAATCACCAAGAGTTATGCTGCAAGGCAGATGAACGAGATGTACAAACTTGTCAACCGTGGAGCAAAATTTTCAGCCTTTCTTACTTTGGCTATCTCTTTGCCTGTGTTATTTGAAGCGGACTATATCCTTGGTCTTTGGCTTGAAGAAGTGCCTCCACACACTGTTGCCTTTGTGCGTCTTGGCATCATTGCCACAATGCTCGACCGTCTTGGCAATACCGGTTATACTGCATGCATGGCCACAGGCACCATACGCCGCTATGTGTTGTTGGTAAGTACTGTAGGGTGTCTGGTGTTCCCCGTCACATACCTTGTTTTTGAAATAGGTGCACCGGTGGAAGCTGTATACGTCGTATTCTGCGGAGTATATGTGGCAGTTGACGCTGTCCGCCTTTATGTTATGAAAGGGTTGCTGAAGTTTCCCGTCATGAGTTTCGTGCGCGGGGTAATCGGGCGAATACTGCTTGTAGCGATGGTTTCATGTATTCTGCCATCATTGGTCATTTATATGGCAGATGAATCATTTTCCAGACTTGTCATTTCAACAATGGTCTGTCTTGCATCATCCATTGCGGCTACCTATTATGTGGGCTTTGACAGTCACGAGCAGAAGGTTGTCACACAAAAAGTGGTGAACATATACAAAAATAAAATCAAGAGAATCTAACATATATGTCAGTCAAAAGTATCATCAAACGCGGCATACGTTATATAATCAAAGGTGTGCCCACTGTGAACGTCTATCCTCAAGTGTCATGTCTGGCTCCCAATGAGCTGCTGAAAGGTCGCACCGCCCTCATTACGGGCGGCACAAGCGGCATCGGCTATGAGATAGCAAAGGCCTATATCAATGCCGGTTCAAAAGTGATTATCACCGGTCGTAGACAAGAACGCATCGATAAGGCTTGCAGAGACATCAATGACGAAGTAGTCAACAAAGGTATGATACGTGGTCTTGTGATGGATAATACTCTAACCGGAACCTTTGCCGACAAACTAAAAGAGGCTGTTGCGGGGGGGGGATAGATATCCTTGTAAACAATGCAGGTGTACTTGGTTGCAATTTCGGCACAGGCAAAGAAGAGGATTTTGATGCAGTGCTTGATACAAATCTCCGTGGCGTATTTTTTCTCTCCCAGACCGTTGCACACTATATGAAAGCCAACAATATCAAGGGGAACATTCTTAATATCGCCTCCTCATCAAGTCTGCGTCCGGCCACGTCTGCATATACTATCAGCAAGTGGGGAATTCGCGGGCTTACACTCGGCATGGCACGCATGCTTGCGCCCCACGGTATTGTGGTGAATGGTGTGGCTCCGGGTCCCACGGCAACACCGATGCTGATGACTGGCGGAGTAAAAGAGAACATCTATCATTCATCCAACCCGACGGGCCGCTTTGCGCTGCCGGAAGAAATTGCCAACATGGCCGTTATCCTTGTGAGTGGCATGGGGCGAATGATTGTGGGGGATATTGTTTATATGACCGGAGGGGCGGGAAACTGTACAAATGAAGATATGGATTACGACTTTAACTGATTCTTACAATATAGCAGACTGTTACCGTAACTGTTTCCCTGTTTGACGCAGGTGCCACATTAAAAATTATTCCCGATAGGTTTCACAGACTTACAGGTCTATAAATATTACATTCAACAATACATGGAACAAAAGTATTATACCGATGAGCGCAATGTGCAGATTGTCATTTCTTTGCTCAAAGCGCATGGTATACGTAAGATTGTAGCCTCGCCCGGTACTACCAATATTACGTTTGTCGGCAGTGTGCAGCAAGACCCATACTTTGAGATTTACAGTTCGGTGGATGAGCGCAGTGCTGCCTATATTGCCTGCGGCCTGGCTGCAGAAAGCGGTGAGACCGTGGTGCTTACATGCACTGGGGCAACCGCTTCGCGCAACTACTATAGCGGGCTTACGGAGGCTTATTACCGCAAACTGCCTGTCCTTGCCCTGACATCACACCAAGGCAACTACCGCATAGGTCAGCTGATTGCGCAGAATATAGACCGCCGGCAGTTACCAAACGACATTGTGACCTTGAGTGTGGAGGCTCCTCTTGTCCGAGACGACAATGATGAGCAACTTTGCACCATCAATGTGAACAATGCCCTGCTGGCTCTTACACGTCATGGCGGAGGTCCCGTGCATATAAACCTGTTTACGACGTACAGCCGGAACTTTTCCGTGAAGGAACTTCCTGTCGTCCGTTGTATACGCAGATATACCCCTAATGACAAAATGCCGCAGTTGCCGGAAGGAAAGATAGCCGTCACGGTCGGTTCCCACCTTCGTTTTACCGAAGGGCAGACCCAAGCGATAGATGACTTCTGTGCCACGCATGATGCCGTGGTGTTCTGCGACAATACCAGCGGATATTATGGCCGTTACAAGGTGGTATTTTCACTT
This genomic window from Bacteroides sp. AN502(2024) contains:
- a CDS encoding type I phosphomannose isomerase catalytic subunit; translated protein: MYPLKFEPILKQTLWGGDKIIPFKHLNSDLKGVGESWEISGVDENESVVANGPDRGLNLTDMVRKYREELVGEANYARFGNKFPLLIKFIDAKQDLSIQVHPTDELAKKRHHSMGKTEMWYVIDADKGAKLRSGFSEQITPKEYKERVLNNTITDVLQEYEIHPGDVFFLPAGRVHSIGAGAFIAEIQQTSDITYRIYDFNRKDANGKTRELHTDLAREAIDYEVLDDYRTKYEPLKDEPVELVACTYFTTSLYDMTEEISCDYSELDSFVIFICMEGSCKMKDNEGNEVTVSAGESILLPATTQDVIITPEEGGVKMLETYV
- a CDS encoding tyrosine-type DNA invertase cluster 3b; translated protein: MRNKNGFSRCGENYIVRLRKEGRYSTAHVYQNALYSFSKFCGTSHVSFGQVSRGSLRRYGQYLYGCGLRLNTISTYMRMLRSIYNRGVEAGIAPYVPRLFHDVYTGVDVRQKKALPAVELHKLLYEDPKSDRLRRTQAIACLMFQFCGMSFADLAHLEKSALDQNVLRYNRIKTKTPMSVEVLDTAKEMINRLRSRQDSRPDFPDYLFDILSSDKKRTDERAYREYQSALRQFNNCLKDLARALHLKSPVTSYTLRHSWATTAKYRGVSIEMISESLGHKSIRTTQIYLKGFGLKERTEVNKGNLSYIRNYRSGK
- a CDS encoding UpxY family transcription antiterminator, whose protein sequence is MILTKETLSAGPKNGTGEGVAHPKRWYVALVRMHHEKKVAERLGKMGIENFVPVQQEVHQWSDRRKVVECVLLPMMVFVHADGKERKEVLSLSTVSRYMVMRGESSPAVIPDDQMARFRFMLDYSEEAISMNSAPLARGEKVRVIKGPLTGLVGELVTVGGKSKIAVRLDMLGCACADMPVGYVELLDDGRMPNFRCG
- a CDS encoding lipopolysaccharide biosynthesis protein, giving the protein MSIETQSNNKRIARNTLLLYIRTILVMVISLYTSRVILSVLGVDNYGIYNVVGGVVAMFSVVSGALSGSISRFITFELGHGNVNRLRTIFSTSINIQIGISLLIFLLGETIGFWFLNNKIDIPAERLHAANWVLQCSLATFIINLISVPYNAVIIAHEKMSVFAYVSILEAALKLFIVYFLYISAWDKLIVYSLLLVLVAIVIRIVYGVYCNRYFAETRYQRVHDRTLLREMALFAGWGFFTNAVYMFNTQGINILINLSFGVTVNAARGIATQVEAAMIKFVNDFTTALNPQITKSYAARQMNEMYKLVNRGAKFSAFLTLAISLPVLFEADYILGLWLEEVPPHTVAFVRLGIIATMLDRLGNTGYTACMATGTIRRYVLLVSTVGCLVFPVTYLVFEIGAPVEAVYVVFCGVYVAVDAVRLYVMKGLLKFPVMSFVRGVIGRILLVAMVSCILPSLVIYMADESFSRLVISTMVCLASSIAATYYVGFDSHEQKVVTQKVVNIYKNKIKRI
- a CDS encoding SDR family NAD(P)-dependent oxidoreductase is translated as MSVKSIIKRGIRYIIKGVPTVNVYPQVSCLAPNELLKGRTALITGGTSGIGYEIAKAYINAGSKVIITGRRQERIDKACRDINDEVVNKGMIRGLVMDNTLTGTFADKLKEAVAGGG
- a CDS encoding SDR family NAD(P)-dependent oxidoreductase; translation: MLVNNAGVLGCNFGTGKEEDFDAVLDTNLRGVFFLSQTVAHYMKANNIKGNILNIASSSSLRPATSAYTISKWGIRGLTLGMARMLAPHGIVVNGVAPGPTATPMLMTGGVKENIYHSSNPTGRFALPEEIANMAVILVSGMGRMIVGDIVYMTGGAGNCTNEDMDYDFN